tgttacaaggagaacagattcttattgaacttgtgcaaatgactgattgccacggaagaaagaatacttaactgagaccttttggtttcagagggttcagatataGAGAAAAGGTTGAATGCTTTGGGcacttttacaaatgagcacttttacatctctataagttacagataactaggaggaagtatccctagtctggaagagcaaatattagagagaaccagcaatgtctaaaataagacaaaacattaagagacacaacactataatcttttagttcatttagttccatgttactaattctggtgaatgcggCTTTAgtcagttttggaaattcttacccatttcagtttaggactttcaagtatatcaaatatctgtatttgtcctgaaagtcctttatatgaatctccttgaagataaaactcattttacaagagaattaaaacaattataaatgacaaaaactcagaatggatatggttagagctaaagagacacgggagtttacaatttagctgcaaggaaatcaagttacttctgtgacacataacatttccataattacaatatcaagcgatgatctctcaaaacattaaaattttaggaaatgcgtagaatctctagaatagttatagtattttcccaaatgtaacccaaggtttatcattggttcagtgAGCAACTTcgcatatcaaggaaaagcctgagttaaagagatttacaacttaaatcttgtcaacatttgctaaaatcttataaagttttaaagcacatgcctaagtataattagggatgttaaacacctgataaaacaaaacacaggaactgaattttctgggcaggcaaagagaaaaccatttacattttcttaacagcagatcaattgatctaagaaaacattgtccttttgaacagagacaatttcagtcttgtaccaatgtaactttaaaacccattcatttcaatcttagtccattcttgaccatagctaaaattccttttctgaagatttcccttcacaaaccttctacaactttcctttgcattcaggttttgtcccaagccatttccttccaaacaaccatctcatttaggacaaaattaccttcccttaccttcaacaaaatgtattcccattccttaaatctttcttacatatctcctactttcctacatacagagtttcccttatttccatcagtcttagttacactaagcagaactttgtattcttagaaacacctttagttattaaccaattgtgaactgttacaacagaattcttcaggtggcaatttatgaatcagttaagtggaaaacaagtgtaccaacagatttaaatattcttagtatctttgcagtaagaagtcaaaagcccaatcctacatccagtaattaacgacttagcattttatcctgtttggttaagatatagatgtccacaattcaattccatttgtcatccaagcaaaactttaaaactttcaggttaccaaagactttgaaagctacttcagcaattacccattagaactttgagacagacaattaaccatcagtttagtcatttctttgctaacaaattttaataaataacacaagcttatttgaccttcaataaactttgatagaataaaagcttcacatttgCTGCTGTAATTTCAAAGACGCACCTtgtcttaattaaaccaacaaacttaacttagttccaatagtgattcacgttccacctgggcccactccactttgaatgtttacctgagacatgcgtgggaagatctggagtggggggttgttaggtccagggggtgctcttcttgctccttgacagtggagagagaagagccgtggtgcatgatctagaggctagtcatgcaggctgcatgCACGTTGGTACAGAAACAcgagaagggggaaacagaggaaacaaagtgctgccaggaggcagagaaaagattcccggttttagagctcataagccccaacagaggagcagacaccatgctttcccaccagcaagggcgGAGGGGTTAAGCATTTCAAGTcaagccagagaacacagggaaacttccccaaaacagagagtttcggcagctgcttgggaatattccttatggtctctgtctcgagttagaccaaccccagttggctccagttatagccattaacatgggaagtgagtgagtgagaagccCCCatatctattaggagaaacagagaaataaagccagagtcccctttgctagggatGGCCCAGCAACCTGGATTTACTAGAAGAAGGCTTATTTACGTAATTATCATCGAATATGTCAGGAGGAAGTTTACTAGCTGACTCATTTGGGCAAACACATTCCGCAAAAGCCCCTTATTTGGAGTCCTGGTgcagagcaatgaaggcctaggtatgagcgGTGAAGGTgtatcctaggtccatttgccctgcttcctgcagaggagatttaactgatagatcccactgaggccatgcagtgttacaggagctcagtcctttcctaagttttgcaatccaaattatttccagtgggttaaaaggcaccccaaagtagagtccttgggaactgaagaagcctactgaggccatgcttcCAGAAAAGTAATGAAGGTCCATTATCAAATCCCCCGACTCCTGGGTGGCGTCCCACACAGGGTATGTCAGAGGTTTTAGGTGTCAAAAGTGACCAGAGGAGTCCCTCAAGATGTgctattgatcaccatcctgccttaaaaaggccctggaggggtgccggcatccctccacttccccatcgcatcctaggctacagatgggtgcctggtgaatggactaggaaactgtgccatgccattgtctgtcctgaagactgcatactgttttgccatatTAACCCATGggaatactagaaaagtttggcaaggggaaattacccaatttcataacTTTAGGCAGTttgtagaagacactgacaagaaacagtaaagactgaaattcatcatggtctatgcgacattccaacacatgtggtccttacagccaacttccctaggaaacggtccccggttgcgttttaattcaatcgggtactggtttcggccggctcccagtggaggtctccCGGCCAGAAGTGGCTaaaccagggatgtggaggggatcacattagatcaatcaggaggaaacctcacacgggagtcttaagattggcagccgtcctggtgacttaggtggctgtcccgtgcccaagagagacaactttctataagaacaggaataaagagagaccatcaagtttctgggtcttattgccattctggccagggtactaacttacagccaaaaggcagacgctctcctccccgtagagtagccacgggctagaggattacagcctgagcaattgaTGTGCAAGTGTTctaataagaccatactccttgaaaagccctgaaatgagagtaaaggagaaggagagaaagtactcaccaattttgcaccgaagcgcagagtccaaatgtaaagactcacaaacctcctggctggctcgccaaaaatgatgaagttctagaacctaggtgaggttcggtgggctgaggtccggagccaatgaccaagaaagaattcttgagacatctttgatgcaaaatggtggtttattaaagcatggggacaggacccgtgggcaggaagagctgctgtccTGAGTTGTGAGGGCAGGCATACCTtacggttggggggaggtggtgaagggatgggaggtttcaacagagttttcacatattaaggagggcctacaaggtgccaggccttgcccttatggcttgatcaatgtcgtttttaggtcaggcattaacatcaagatagttgggggcgcctgggtggctcagtgggttaagccgctgccttcggctcaggtcatgatctcagggtcctgggatcgaggcccgcatcgggctctctgctcagcaggaagcctgcttccctctctctctgcctgcctctccatctacttggtcaaataaataaataaaatctttaaaaaaaaaaatcaagatagttgggagattcttagtggggtattatgaccctgctatcatttacattcccttctacctcagtctcctccagtttatggtggggagggggacattagggcttcaggaaatgagagttatttgcctctggaaatttgtgctattgataaggtaacctccctgtttagatctctaggatatctgtagagcaagggagatgcctgttctgcaggattgcgatccctgcaagttaactatttatcgttttatggcagtcaggggtgcctgaggaatgctacacatatggaggggagcaggtggagagggggtgcaaggtgccagcttttgccctgtcctcagccagcctcctgctccctcatcaagatGAATGAAAtaccgattctttttttttttaagattttatttatttatttgagagagagagagacagtgagagagagcatgagcgaggagaaggtcagagagcgaagcagactcccccatggagctgggagcctgatgtgggactcgatcccgggactccaggatcacgccctgagccgaaggcagtcgtccaaccaactgagccacccaggcgtccctgaaatacCGATTCTTGAATGAGTTCTCAATGACCTTGAGAACTCCTGCAAAACAGGATACAAAACAAAATTTCTCCGCCGGACTTAACTCCATCATGCTTTCTTCCAGCTCACACAGCCCGTGTTCTGGATTCACTCCTGCCTCCGCGCATTTGCTTAAAGTCATACCGGCGCCAGGATCACCCTCCCCGCTCGCCAGACTCTCCCTCTAAATTCTCCCTCCCCGCGCCATTACGTCAGTGTGTGGacagggccccccccccccaggcacgGTAGGAAGGTTGACGGGTTGCCATGGTTACTGCACCCGCCTGAGGTGGAATATCCCCAGGGTGCCCCGCCCCGCGGGTAATAGCTGGTTGGCGGATCCAGAGCAGCTCCGCGCTGGGGCAGGTATGAGCCGGCGGCAATCGGGTTTTCGTacgcccccgccccacccacaCAGTTGTCATGGAAACGGAGCGCTTGCCTCCAGCGCcgtctccctccccactctcctagGAAAAGGCACCCAAGCAGGGTAAGAGCGCTGGGTTAAGGCAAGAAGACTGTCAGAAAGGCGAGGACGGCGCTCGTTCTCAGCGATCTCCATCATTTCTCACACCACCTCGGAGGATTGCTGCGCCTGCGCGGGGACAGAGCCCCGGGTACCAAAGGTAGCGAGAGAGCCAGGGGCGCGCATGCGTGCACAGAGTTTTCCGCGTACGCTTCTGGGGCATCGAGAAGCTCCGCGACCTAACGCCTGCGCATCTAAACCCCGCTCGAGGAGGCCGGTGGAAGGCAATTCTGCGCTTGCGCTGTGGGAGGGGCGTGAAACTCTAGCGGTAAGGGCGTTGGGGGCTGCCTGGCGCTAGGTGCGCCTGCGCCGTGGCTCTCCgggcggccgggggcggggcccagagggggaagagagaggagggggaggaaagaggCCGCAGAAGCCCGAGCCTTGACCGACGGGCAGGCGGGGGCTGCGGCGGCGCCGGTGAGTGACCCGCGGCCGGACTCGGTCCCCACCCTCCATGACCCTCACTCTTCCTGGAGTCCCCCACCGCCTCCGTTGTGCCCTCTTACTCCTGGACCTCATTACCCCCAGAGCTCCTCTTAATTCCTGGCAATTCCCAGAGCCCCCACAATCCCTGCAGACCCTAATCCCTCGTATTTTATAGTCCCAGCTCCTTCACTGTCCTAGAAGACCCCAACTCACCGTTATTCCCGGGCATCCCTTCTAAGGACCCCTTCTCAGACCGTTCTTACGTCCTATTGCCCCGGAACCCCCAGAGCGTTCCTCTGCTCCCGATCCCCCCTTCCTGCTGCATCTCTCCTTCAGCATCTCCTTACCCCCATCACCCCCATGCTTCTTCGACCCCGAGACACCTCCATTCTCCCTCCATTTCGCATCCTCCTATGCCCCCATTCTCCTCTAACTCCTGCAGACACCCCCTCTTTCGCTTTTCCTcatttccctccacccctccagaCCCTCCCCCAATTTCCATCAACTCCTCAGCGTGGCACTTTGCACCGCGCGAGGCACCAGAGGAGCGCCCAGCGGGTATCAGCTATTATTAGGCACTCAGAATGTCCCGCGTGGCCCGTCGCCCCCAGCCACGCTTCACTCCAACCCCTGGCCCCGGGGACAGAGGAGGCGGTGTCGGGGCTGCCGGGGTGGGGCGGGCGGCGCGCGGACGCCGAGCTCCCGCCAGCGCCGTGCGCCATGTGCCCGCAGCGCCGGCGCCCCTCCATGCGCCAAGCGGCCGGACGGCGGCGTCGGGGGGCGCCATGGCCTCGGCGGCGGCGGGCGAAGCGGAAGAGACCACCCGGCTGCGCAAGCCGCGCTTCTCGTTCGAGGAGAACCAGATCTTGATCCGCGAGGTTCGCGCCCACTACCCGCAGCTCTACGGCGCGCAAAGCCGTCGGGTGAGCGTGGCTGAGCGGCGGCGTGTGTGGGACGGCATCGCCGCCAAGATCAACGGCATCACCAGCTGGAAGCGCACGGGCCAGGAGGTCCAAAAGCGCTGGAATGACTTCAAGCGCCGCACCAAGGAGAAGCTGGCCCGAGTGCCGCACTCCACGCAGGGCGCTGGGCCTGCCGCTGAGGACGCCTTCTCCGCGGAGGAGGAGACCATTTTTGCCATCCTGGGGCCGGGCGTGGCAGGGCCAGGAGCTGGTGCAGGGGCCGAGCAGACCTCCGGGGCCGCTTCCTCACAGCCGCCAGCCCCAAGTGCCGGCGCCCAACGCTACGTGTTGTCTGAGGACCGCAGGGAGGACCGACGAGCAGGTGAGTTCGTCCAGTCTCACTGTAGCCGGAGCAGATGGTCACCAAGGCAGCTGTGTTCTCAGCACTGTTCCGAGCCCTCTCCGTGGCTCATCACAACCTCCCTTACAACCCTGTGAGGTGGGTGCTGTGATTATGCCCATTTTAaatctggggaaactgaggctcagaaaagtgaaGTGACTCACCCAAAGTCCCACAGCTCATGACTGTCAGAGTCAGGAATGGAACCCAGACCTAGGAggcctggctccagagtccacaccTGGGATTATCAGCACACACACAAGATTTCATTGAAGGCGATGTAAGGTGGTGACAATGGAGGCAGGCTATCTGGGCTCCCGTCACAACTTTGCCACTTAGCTGTGTCATTTTGGGTAAGTTCCTGTGGCTCAGTTTCcgcttctgtaaaatggggttgaaAAAAATAGTCCCCACCTCAAAAGCTTGCTGCAAAGATTAAAGGAGTTAATACGTGTAAATTGCTTAGTACATCTCCTGGACACTCACTTTTAGCTCTTGATAGGATTATCAGTGCTGGAAGGTAGGaactattttacaattttataaatCAGAGACTCAGGTTtggtaactttcccaaggtcatgcCATGAGTAGGGCAAGTGTGCAGAGCAGAGTGCACAGACTCCCACTTAGCCTCAATTTTGGATTATTCTTTCTCCCACAGCTATTTCCCAAACACCTACCCTATGCTGGGCAGTGTTGGGGACACAGTGGTGACTGAGacatccccagccctgccctcctggggctgAGCTGTGGGAGTGCGGAGGGGGCACGTGACCCAGTCTGGgaggtcaaggaaggcttcctggaggaggcgacATCAGAGGCACAGAGCAAGAATGAGGAGCTGAAGAAGTGTTCCTGGTAGAAGGAACAGCATGTACAGTGACTTTGAGACAAGAAGGTTTAGCCAGTTTAGGAACTGAGAAGTTTCCAAGTTAGGGGAATGGGAAAGTAAAAAGACTGAAGAAAGGAAATGTTTTGAGATGAGGTTGGAGAGGTCAGCAAAGGCCAGACCAAGTAGTGCCTTTCAGGCTGAGGTGAGGAATTCCATCCTAAGTGCTAGAAGGAGTCACTGGAGGGttttgaggaagggaaggacGTGGAAGCAATCAAACAAGTTCAGGATAATGTGACTCAGAGAGGTTTGTTCACctacctgaggtcacacagcaaataagTAGTAGAACTGGGTCTCAAATACAGGTTGTGTCCAACTCACAGCGCATGCACTTAACCACTGGGCTAGACTGCCTGGCAATCACAGCAACAATTAATATTGACTGGGAGTTAATGGGTATGCCAGAATTAGATCACACGCGGTGTGAAAGTGAAGGTCATCACTTTGGACTTTATCTTCAGGGCACTGGGAAGGCCTGAAAGCATCCTCggcaggagagagagacacaattgCTTGGGACTCTTGTTCTCAATAAAATCTCAAACCCCATTGCTTCTGTGAAATGCCCATGTTGAACCAGAGCAGAAATGACAAACTTATTTTTTCAAGAATTGTATaactattttattcattcattcattaaatcagcaaatatttattgagcacccctTCTGAGGAGGGCACAGTGATAGATGCTGGGAATACTGTGGAGAGAAAGACAATGGAGCTGGCTTTCCAGTTATTGGAGACAAACCAGAACAAGTAGCCCCCAAACAGATCATATACCAAGAGGTGATAAgaactaaggagaaaaataaagcacattTAAAGCATAGTGAGTGATGGAAGGGGCACTGTAGTCAGGGAGGGCATCCCTGATAAGGTGgaatttgagcagagacctgaatagAATAAGTGAGTCAGTCAGATATCTGGGAGAACAGCACTTCAGCTAGAAGAAGGcacacatgcaaaggccctggggcagcaaTGGGCTAAAGCACCCTTGATTGGGACCTCACATGGAGATTACCCACTGTGTAAACTCATAAAAGAGGAACTGCTCTGACTGCAGGACTGGAACAGGGTCTGGGGCAGCCTGAGGCATCT
The genomic region above belongs to Neovison vison isolate M4711 chromosome 7, ASM_NN_V1, whole genome shotgun sequence and contains:
- the LOC122911926 gene encoding LOW QUALITY PROTEIN: myb-related transcription factor, partner of profilin (The sequence of the model RefSeq protein was modified relative to this genomic sequence to represent the inferred CDS: deleted 1 base in 1 codon) encodes the protein MSRVARRPQPRFTPTPGPGDRGGGVGAAGVGRAARGRRAPASAVRHVPAAPAPLHAPSGRTAASGGAMASAAAGEAEETTRLRKPRFSFEENQILIREVRAHYPQLYGAQSRRVSVAERRRVWDGIAAKINGITSWKRTGQEVQKRWNDFKRRTKEKLARVPHSTQGAGPAAEDAFSAEEETIFAILGPGVAGPGAGAGAEQTSGAASSQPPAPSAGAQRYVLSEDRREDRRADTPAHSKGGSNSPEQWARPSCSPQEGGCPPPKERESPPPPALQTVQLPRLALSPPPPAPPPMPPPTPSAPDPSLDFLRAQQETANAIRELAGTLQQGLAKLSEALSALLPLLPGTAVDRLPPPLPPPPPPPPPPRPLLPPPTPKAEITPEPVSVVAAVVDGAVVAARGVIIAPRSEEGAPRPPPAPLPPHDSPPHKRRKGFPTRKRRGRWKSP